A window from Shewanella livingstonensis encodes these proteins:
- a CDS encoding TonB-dependent receptor plug domain-containing protein codes for MSSVTLTAKAIRRSLLAVAATSVATTGLFSSAAFAADEQKVERIEVTGSRIQRQDMETASPVTIISAEAIRAEGFTSVDQLLQAQTSMAGAAVGSSTNNGAGGVAQVDLRGMGAQRTLVLLNGRRMVNSGSGADSSVDLNSIPVAMISRVEILKDGASAVYGSDAIAGVVNIITKKDFEGFQLDLNGSTTSESDGDTGEISGLYGFNTDGGNYTVGAAYSKRESVIQSDRSWTEPGYSSFLPTGSLGGKVRNDAGEWVARSTGYDYTTSSYYQTPSERYSLFANMVQELDNNLVLTGDALYTKRKSDQQLAPQPADVMLNVCGAPGVAAGAACITVDQAMTTGGIAADDTGRVNYRRRTTDAGPRMYSQDTDTLRLSAGLAGEVDINTGMNWDVAYTYGKNKADSKVENSINATNLKQSVYANQDAWFTGVPLTGEIVNDISFTDNSDGGNEQHVVSAGLTGELFDVSAGAVAFAIGAEYRYESGYFNPDPVTVAGDSTAAQQDPTDGNYNVMSVFQEVSVPFTEKLTGEFALRYDDYSTFGKASTWKVGLTYEATDDVMLRGVAATGFRAPSISELFGGDTGSYDYLDDPWGNAQDPQILVRYTSDDDLKAEESDSYTAGIVYSPSYVEGLSLTLDYWRFKVSNAITRLDVQAGLTECFANASAAACETFNIGSNGDLSNLTNSLTNVGSQDTSGVDFNLAYNFEALSLDWKISNDTTYLLNFEQEDNDYTNKIDGNFGAYAEVRNNFSIQAGQDSWSVNYFNRYIGEMDDLNTGDKVDAILYHNLAGTYYVSDMISLSAGVKNITDEEPSGVSNGSDGGTVPEVYDTIGRQYYGGVTVKF; via the coding sequence ATGAGTTCAGTCACATTAACTGCTAAGGCAATTCGCCGTAGTTTACTAGCGGTAGCAGCAACAAGTGTCGCGACAACAGGCTTATTTTCTTCAGCAGCATTTGCTGCCGATGAACAGAAAGTTGAAAGAATCGAAGTAACCGGTTCTCGTATTCAGCGTCAAGACATGGAAACTGCTTCTCCAGTTACCATTATCTCTGCAGAAGCTATTCGAGCAGAAGGTTTCACTTCAGTTGATCAACTACTTCAAGCTCAAACGTCAATGGCCGGCGCTGCTGTTGGTTCTAGCACAAACAACGGTGCTGGCGGTGTTGCACAAGTTGACTTACGCGGTATGGGAGCTCAACGCACTCTTGTGCTGTTAAATGGCCGTCGTATGGTTAACTCTGGTTCAGGTGCTGACAGCTCTGTCGATTTGAACTCTATCCCTGTCGCGATGATCTCTCGCGTTGAAATCTTGAAAGATGGCGCCTCAGCAGTATACGGTTCTGATGCAATTGCTGGTGTCGTTAACATCATCACCAAAAAAGATTTCGAAGGTTTCCAACTAGACCTTAACGGAAGTACAACCAGCGAAAGCGATGGTGATACTGGCGAAATTAGTGGTTTATATGGTTTTAATACAGATGGTGGTAACTACACTGTCGGTGCAGCATATTCAAAGCGTGAAAGCGTTATACAGTCAGATCGTAGCTGGACAGAACCTGGCTACAGCTCATTCTTACCGACTGGTTCACTAGGCGGAAAAGTGCGCAATGACGCTGGAGAATGGGTTGCTCGCTCTACTGGTTATGATTACACCACTAGCAGCTATTATCAAACACCAAGCGAGCGTTACAGCTTGTTTGCTAACATGGTCCAAGAGCTAGATAATAATTTAGTGTTAACTGGTGATGCACTCTACACCAAACGTAAGTCTGATCAGCAATTAGCACCACAACCTGCTGACGTTATGCTAAATGTATGTGGCGCTCCAGGCGTTGCTGCTGGTGCAGCATGTATTACAGTTGATCAAGCAATGACAACTGGCGGCATTGCTGCCGATGATACAGGACGAGTTAATTATCGTCGCCGTACTACTGATGCCGGTCCACGTATGTATTCTCAAGATACTGATACATTACGTCTATCTGCCGGTCTTGCCGGTGAAGTTGATATTAACACTGGTATGAACTGGGATGTTGCTTATACCTATGGTAAAAATAAGGCAGATTCTAAAGTAGAGAACTCAATCAATGCCACTAATCTTAAGCAATCTGTTTATGCTAACCAAGATGCATGGTTCACAGGTGTTCCATTAACAGGTGAAATTGTTAATGACATTAGCTTTACTGACAATTCTGATGGCGGTAATGAGCAACATGTTGTTTCTGCTGGTTTAACAGGTGAATTGTTTGACGTAAGTGCGGGTGCTGTTGCCTTTGCTATTGGTGCTGAATACCGTTATGAAAGCGGTTATTTTAATCCTGACCCAGTAACCGTTGCTGGCGATAGCACTGCTGCACAACAAGATCCTACAGATGGTAACTATAATGTTATGTCTGTATTCCAAGAAGTCAGTGTTCCTTTTACTGAAAAATTAACCGGTGAATTTGCACTGCGTTATGACGATTATTCAACATTTGGTAAAGCGTCAACGTGGAAAGTCGGTTTAACGTATGAAGCCACTGATGATGTAATGCTTCGTGGTGTTGCTGCAACTGGTTTCCGCGCGCCTAGTATCAGCGAGTTATTTGGTGGTGATACTGGTTCTTACGACTACTTAGATGATCCTTGGGGAAATGCACAAGATCCACAGATTCTAGTTCGTTATACTTCTGATGATGATCTAAAAGCTGAAGAGTCAGACTCTTACACTGCTGGTATTGTGTATTCACCAAGCTATGTTGAAGGTTTATCATTAACCCTAGATTACTGGCGTTTTAAAGTGAGTAACGCTATTACCCGTTTAGACGTTCAAGCTGGCCTAACTGAGTGTTTCGCGAATGCATCTGCTGCAGCATGTGAAACCTTTAATATTGGTTCAAATGGTGATTTGTCTAACTTAACTAACTCGTTAACCAACGTAGGTAGCCAAGACACTAGTGGTGTAGACTTCAACTTAGCGTATAACTTTGAAGCATTATCTCTAGATTGGAAAATCAGCAATGATACTACGTATTTGTTGAACTTCGAACAAGAAGACAATGATTACACTAACAAGATTGACGGTAACTTTGGTGCGTATGCTGAAGTTCGTAACAACTTCAGTATTCAAGCCGGTCAAGACAGCTGGAGTGTTAACTACTTCAACCGTTACATTGGTGAAATGGACGACCTAAATACAGGCGATAAAGTGGATGCGATTCTGTATCACAACTTAGCTGGTACTTATTATGTGTCTGACATGATTAGCTTAAGTGCTGGTGTGAAAAACATCACTGATGAAGAGCCTTCAGGCGTATCTAACGGTAGTGATGGTGGTACTGTACCAGAAGTGTATGACACTATTGGTCGTCAGTACTACGGTGGCGTAACGGTTAAGTTCTAA
- a CDS encoding TraR/DksA C4-type zinc finger protein, with protein MHNTQDKQQKLQQLELILRYELMRLIRDSLNATEVAHISMETPLGKVIDYLPQVKLINTDIFTKFMKLDAAYCQLELGLYGLCSDCEIDIEPPRLIADPTEQRCTDCEQKFRREHRHELRLNH; from the coding sequence TTGCACAACACTCAGGACAAACAGCAAAAACTTCAACAACTCGAACTTATTTTGAGATATGAGTTAATGCGACTTATAAGGGATTCATTAAATGCTACTGAAGTTGCTCATATTTCGATGGAAACCCCTCTTGGAAAAGTGATTGACTACTTACCACAAGTAAAACTAATCAATACTGATATTTTCACTAAGTTCATGAAGCTAGATGCTGCTTACTGCCAGCTTGAATTGGGTTTATATGGTCTTTGTTCAGATTGTGAAATAGACATAGAGCCGCCCCGCTTAATCGCCGATCCGACCGAACAACGTTGTACAGACTGTGAACAGAAATTCCGTCGAGAACATCGACATGAATTACGCTTAAATCACTAA
- a CDS encoding DUF692 domain-containing protein, which yields MSIQHHNFLDPAKVGLGLRREMLDEFCQHVPSAIEFFEVAPENWMTLGGKFGRQFTQLTEQHTFFCHGLSLSIGSPQALDISFVQNIKHFLDRHNINIYSEHLSYCSGTGHMYDLMPIPFTDDAVIHTAKRIKQVEDILERPFILENVSFYAAPGAQMSEVEFVNAVLQEADCKLLLDVNNIYVNSINHQYDASAFLAAMPTERIEYLHIAGHYQEDVDLMVDTHGADVIDPVWSLLQQCYQLHGVHPTLLERDFNIPKTEILLNEINKIHQYQQNALAQQSSLRKA from the coding sequence ATGTCTATTCAGCATCACAATTTTCTTGATCCGGCCAAGGTTGGGTTAGGGCTTCGTCGCGAAATGCTGGATGAATTTTGCCAGCATGTACCATCAGCAATTGAGTTTTTTGAGGTTGCGCCTGAAAATTGGATGACATTAGGTGGTAAGTTTGGCCGCCAGTTTACACAATTAACCGAGCAGCATACTTTTTTTTGTCATGGGTTATCATTGTCTATTGGCAGTCCACAAGCATTAGATATTTCGTTCGTTCAAAATATAAAACACTTTTTAGACCGTCATAATATTAATATTTATTCAGAACACTTAAGTTATTGTTCCGGAACGGGGCATATGTACGATCTTATGCCTATCCCATTTACCGATGACGCGGTAATCCATACAGCAAAAAGAATCAAGCAGGTTGAAGACATACTTGAGCGACCATTTATTTTAGAGAATGTTTCTTTTTATGCTGCTCCCGGTGCACAAATGAGCGAGGTCGAGTTTGTTAATGCTGTTTTACAGGAAGCTGACTGTAAACTGCTACTTGATGTGAATAATATCTATGTTAACTCGATTAACCATCAATACGATGCCAGTGCCTTTTTGGCCGCCATGCCAACCGAGCGAATTGAATATTTACATATTGCTGGACACTACCAAGAAGACGTTGATTTAATGGTGGATACTCACGGTGCCGATGTTATCGATCCTGTGTGGTCTTTATTACAGCAGTGTTATCAATTACATGGCGTGCACCCAACATTGCTAGAGCGTGATTTTAATATTCCTAAAACTGAAATCTTGTTAAATGAAATTAATAAAATCCATCAGTATCAACAAAATGCATTAGCTCAACAGTCATCATTGAGGAAGGCATAA
- a CDS encoding tRNA-dihydrouridine synthase: protein MRVILAPMEGVVDDHMREILSAINPFDLVVTEFVRVVNQLIPDKVFYKLCPELLHQGLTASGTPVRVQLLGQEPEWMAQNAIRAIELGSNGVDANFGCPAKTVNKSKGGAVLLQYPENIYNIVKAMRDAVPVEHPVTAKIRLGYEDKSLFMENALAVYEAGATELAIHARSKTDGYKPPAYWEYITEVKKRLPIPVIANGEIWNAADAHRCMDVTGCDSIMIGRGAISLPNLGDTIKTGATPFSWLQTLSLLMAYTDKELNGRKSDYYPSRIKQWFSYLNRQYPEADALFRELRVFKTTEEIVKVLQHAHRSLI from the coding sequence GTGCGCGTTATTTTAGCTCCAATGGAAGGTGTGGTTGATGACCATATGCGTGAAATATTATCTGCCATCAATCCATTTGACCTGGTTGTGACTGAATTTGTCAGGGTCGTCAATCAACTCATACCAGATAAAGTGTTCTATAAATTGTGCCCTGAGCTACTTCATCAAGGGCTAACCGCATCAGGAACACCTGTACGTGTTCAGCTGTTAGGTCAAGAACCAGAGTGGATGGCACAAAATGCCATCAGAGCCATAGAGCTAGGCTCAAATGGTGTTGATGCAAATTTTGGTTGCCCAGCTAAAACTGTCAATAAAAGCAAAGGCGGCGCAGTATTACTGCAATATCCTGAGAATATTTATAATATCGTCAAAGCCATGCGTGATGCCGTACCTGTAGAGCACCCAGTAACCGCTAAAATCCGTTTAGGTTATGAGGATAAGTCGTTATTTATGGAAAATGCTTTAGCTGTATATGAAGCAGGTGCAACAGAGCTCGCTATCCATGCTCGCAGTAAAACTGACGGTTATAAGCCTCCAGCATATTGGGAATATATTACTGAAGTCAAAAAGCGCCTGCCAATTCCTGTTATCGCTAACGGAGAGATTTGGAATGCCGCTGATGCTCACAGATGCATGGATGTCACTGGCTGTGACAGTATAATGATTGGTCGAGGAGCCATATCGCTGCCTAATCTAGGCGATACCATCAAAACGGGTGCGACGCCATTTAGTTGGCTACAAACCTTAAGCTTACTTATGGCCTATACCGACAAAGAACTTAATGGGCGTAAGTCTGACTATTATCCTTCACGTATAAAACAATGGTTTAGCTACTTGAATCGTCAATATCCCGAAGCGGATGCTCTATTTAGAGAGCTAAGAGTGTTCAAAACAACTGAAGAAATCGTTAAGGTTCTACAGCATGCTCACAGGTCGCTTATATAA
- the ndk gene encoding nucleoside-diphosphate kinase, with product MAIERTFSIIKPDAVAKNHIGAIYNRFESAGLKIIASKMVHLSKEQAEGFYAEHSARPFFGALVSFMTSGPVVVQVLEGENAVLANREIMGATNPAEAARGTLRADYAASIDENAVHGSDAVESAAREIAYFFSADEVCSRTR from the coding sequence ATGGCGATCGAACGCACATTTTCTATTATCAAGCCAGATGCAGTTGCTAAAAACCACATTGGCGCTATTTATAACCGTTTTGAATCAGCTGGTCTTAAGATCATCGCTTCTAAAATGGTACACCTATCTAAAGAACAAGCTGAAGGTTTCTACGCTGAGCACAGCGCACGTCCTTTCTTTGGTGCTTTAGTTTCTTTCATGACTTCTGGTCCAGTAGTGGTTCAAGTGTTAGAAGGCGAAAACGCTGTCCTAGCTAACCGTGAAATCATGGGTGCAACTAACCCAGCTGAAGCTGCACGTGGTACTTTACGTGCAGACTATGCGGCAAGCATCGACGAAAACGCCGTTCACGGTTCTGATGCTGTTGAATCAGCAGCTCGTGAAATTGCTTACTTCTTCAGTGCAGATGAAGTGTGTTCACGCACTCGTTAA